A single Triticum dicoccoides isolate Atlit2015 ecotype Zavitan chromosome 2A, WEW_v2.0, whole genome shotgun sequence DNA region contains:
- the LOC119355388 gene encoding uncharacterized protein LOC119355388 isoform X1, which translates to MGKKNPNARRFASSERAPSLDVTNSPLNANAESSSAARQKGNQSWYTRLSDEKKAELLEKRRVARREKKTAAVQSVNHARVSQEHASSVGSEQFVPLSNITNTHIDVAVCTAASSAGTAHLHQNNIAGKKRSPQSWYAGLSDERRAEYIHKQKMARLARKAATAGVNVQLPTSSASQTSSGPSVCRCCQSRAYCLENRRSVRALCCICGGTGQK; encoded by the exons ATGGGGAAGAAAAATCCAAATGCACGTCGGTTTGCCTCAAGCGAACGTGCCCCGTCACTGGATGTAACAAACTCACCTCTAAATGCAAATGCAGAGAGTAGTTCTGCTGCTCGACAGAAAGGTAACCAATCATGGTACACCAGATTGTCTGATGAAAAGAAAGCAGAGCTCCTCGAGAAGCGTCGTGTCGCCCGGCGTGAGAAGAAGACTGCAGCCGTACAAAGTGTAAACCATGCCCGGGTATCACAAGAACATGCTTCTTCTGTGGGGTCTGAGCAATTTGTCCCTTTGAGCAACATCACCAACACACATATAGATG TTGCAGTATGTACGGCGGCAAGCTCCGCGGGTACTGCTCATCTTCACCAAAACAATATTGCAGGCAAAAAAAGAAGTCCACAAAGTTGGTATGCTGGACTATCCGACGAGCGGCGAGCTGAGTACATACACAAACAGAAGATGGCCCGACTCGCAAGGAAAGCAGCAACTGCCGGGGTGAATGTCCAATTGCCTACATCATCTGCCTCACAAACTTCATCTG GTCCTTCTGTGTGTCGCTGCTGTCAGTCTCGGGCTTACTGCTTGGAGAACAGGAGGAGCGTCAGGGCTCTTTGCTGCATCTGTGGGGGTACTGGCCAGAAGTAG
- the LOC119355388 gene encoding uncharacterized protein LOC119355388 isoform X2, with product MGKKNPNARRFASSERAPSLDVTNSPLNANAESSSAARQKGNQSWYTRLSDEKKAELLEKRRVARREKKTAAVQSVNHARVSQEHASSVGSEQFVPLSNITNTHIDGKKRSPQSWYAGLSDERRAEYIHKQKMARLARKAATAGVNVQLPTSSASQTSSGPSVCRCCQSRAYCLENRRSVRALCCICGGTGQK from the exons ATGGGGAAGAAAAATCCAAATGCACGTCGGTTTGCCTCAAGCGAACGTGCCCCGTCACTGGATGTAACAAACTCACCTCTAAATGCAAATGCAGAGAGTAGTTCTGCTGCTCGACAGAAAGGTAACCAATCATGGTACACCAGATTGTCTGATGAAAAGAAAGCAGAGCTCCTCGAGAAGCGTCGTGTCGCCCGGCGTGAGAAGAAGACTGCAGCCGTACAAAGTGTAAACCATGCCCGGGTATCACAAGAACATGCTTCTTCTGTGGGGTCTGAGCAATTTGTCCCTTTGAGCAACATCACCAACACACATATAGATG GCAAAAAAAGAAGTCCACAAAGTTGGTATGCTGGACTATCCGACGAGCGGCGAGCTGAGTACATACACAAACAGAAGATGGCCCGACTCGCAAGGAAAGCAGCAACTGCCGGGGTGAATGTCCAATTGCCTACATCATCTGCCTCACAAACTTCATCTG GTCCTTCTGTGTGTCGCTGCTGTCAGTCTCGGGCTTACTGCTTGGAGAACAGGAGGAGCGTCAGGGCTCTTTGCTGCATCTGTGGGGGTACTGGCCAGAAGTAG